The following proteins are encoded in a genomic region of Kosakonia oryzae:
- the murG gene encoding undecaprenyldiphospho-muramoylpentapeptide beta-N-acetylglucosaminyltransferase, whose protein sequence is MSGQPKRLMVMAGGTGGHVFPGLAVAHHLMDQGWQVRWLGTADRMEADLVPKHGIEIDFIRISGLRGKGIKAQLLAPVRIFNAWRQARAIMQRFKPDVVLGMGGYVSGPGGLAAWSLGIPVVLHEQNGIAGLTNKWLAKIATKVMQAFPGAFPKAEVVGNPVRVDVLELPLPQERLPGREGPVRVLVVGGSQGARVLNQTMPQVAAKLGNAVTIWHQSGKGAQQDVEQAYAAAGEPQHKVTEFIDDMAKAYAWADVVVCRSGALTVSEIAAAGLPALFVPFQHKDRQQYWNALPLEKAGAAKILEQPQFTVDAVAATLAGWDREALLEMAERARAAAIPDATERVANEVSLAAQA, encoded by the coding sequence ATGAGTGGTCAACCAAAGCGGTTAATGGTGATGGCGGGCGGTACCGGCGGGCATGTCTTCCCCGGGCTTGCAGTTGCGCACCATTTGATGGATCAGGGCTGGCAAGTGCGCTGGCTCGGAACCGCCGATCGCATGGAGGCCGATCTGGTGCCCAAACACGGCATCGAGATCGATTTTATCCGTATCTCCGGCCTGCGTGGCAAAGGGATCAAAGCGCAGTTGCTGGCCCCGGTACGTATTTTTAACGCCTGGCGACAGGCTCGCGCCATTATGCAGCGCTTTAAACCGGATGTGGTGCTGGGGATGGGCGGTTATGTCTCTGGTCCTGGCGGGCTGGCTGCCTGGTCACTCGGTATTCCGGTAGTGCTCCATGAGCAGAATGGAATTGCTGGTTTAACCAATAAATGGCTGGCGAAAATCGCTACCAAAGTGATGCAGGCGTTTCCCGGCGCTTTTCCAAAAGCGGAAGTCGTTGGAAATCCGGTGCGTGTTGATGTGCTGGAACTGCCACTACCGCAGGAGCGTTTACCTGGTCGTGAAGGGCCGGTTCGTGTGCTGGTTGTTGGCGGCTCTCAGGGCGCGCGCGTGTTGAACCAGACAATGCCGCAGGTCGCGGCGAAGCTGGGCAATGCTGTGACCATCTGGCATCAGAGCGGCAAAGGTGCGCAGCAGGATGTTGAGCAGGCGTATGCTGCTGCGGGCGAACCGCAGCATAAAGTGACGGAATTTATTGACGATATGGCGAAAGCCTACGCGTGGGCGGATGTAGTGGTGTGTCGGTCAGGCGCACTGACGGTCAGCGAAATCGCAGCCGCAGGTTTACCGGCGCTGTTTGTGCCTTTCCAGCACAAAGATCGTCAGCAGTACTGGAATGCATTACCGCTGGAAAAAGCGGGTGCCGCGAAGATCCTCGAACAGCCGCAGTTCACCGTTGATGCGGTAGCCGCGACGCTGGCGGGCTGGGATCGCGAAGCATTGCTGGAGATGGCGGAACGCGCGCGCGCGGCGGCCATCCCGGATGCCACCGAGCGCGTGGCGAATGAAGTCAGCCTGGCAGCTCAGGCGTAA
- a CDS encoding D-alanine--D-alanine ligase produces MAEKVAVLLGGTSAEREVSLNSGAAVLVGLREGGVDAHGVDPRDVDVTRLKEMGFSKAFIALHGRGGEDGTLQGLLELTDMPYTGSGVMASALSMDKLRSKLLWQGAGLPVAPWVALERSEFESGLSFDDIQRIDGLGLPVIVKPSREGSSVGMSKVDKSEDLHAALALAFQHDDEVLIEKWLSGPEFTVAILGNEILPSIRIQPAGIFYDYEAKYLSDETKYFCPSGLEVEREAALQSLVVKAWRLLGCRGWGRIDAMLDSDGQFYLLEANTSPGMTSHSLVPMAARQAGLSFSQLVVRILDLAE; encoded by the coding sequence GTGGCTGAGAAAGTAGCGGTTCTGCTGGGCGGAACCTCCGCCGAGCGTGAAGTTTCGCTTAATTCCGGTGCAGCGGTGCTGGTGGGTTTGCGGGAAGGCGGAGTGGATGCGCACGGTGTGGATCCGCGTGATGTGGATGTCACCCGCCTGAAAGAGATGGGTTTTAGTAAAGCTTTTATTGCGTTACATGGTCGTGGCGGCGAAGACGGCACCCTGCAGGGGCTGCTTGAACTGACCGATATGCCATATACCGGCAGCGGTGTTATGGCATCCGCTCTTTCCATGGATAAACTGCGCAGCAAATTGTTGTGGCAGGGTGCCGGATTACCGGTTGCGCCATGGGTCGCGCTCGAACGCAGTGAGTTTGAATCAGGCCTAAGTTTTGATGATATTCAACGCATTGATGGACTGGGGTTACCTGTTATTGTCAAGCCCAGCCGTGAAGGCTCCAGCGTTGGAATGTCGAAGGTCGATAAAAGTGAGGATCTGCATGCGGCATTAGCGCTTGCATTTCAACATGATGATGAAGTTCTGATCGAAAAATGGCTAAGTGGCCCGGAATTTACCGTGGCGATACTTGGGAACGAAATTTTACCGTCGATTCGTATCCAGCCAGCGGGAATCTTCTATGATTATGAGGCAAAGTATCTCTCTGATGAGACAAAATATTTCTGCCCATCAGGTCTGGAAGTGGAGCGAGAGGCGGCATTACAGTCCCTGGTAGTGAAAGCCTGGCGTCTTTTAGGTTGCCGTGGCTGGGGACGAATTGATGCCATGCTGGATAGCGACGGTCAGTTTTATTTGTTGGAAGCGAACACCTCGCCAGGGATGACGAGCCACAGCCTGGTGCCGATGGCTGCTCGCCAGGCGGGTTTGAGCTTCTCGCAACTTGTTGTTCGCATTCTGGATCTGGCGGAGTGA
- the murC gene encoding UDP-N-acetylmuramate--L-alanine ligase, translating to MNTQELAKLRSIVPEMRRVRHIHFVGIGGAGMGGIAEVLANEGYQISGSDLAPNPVTQQLAALGATIYFNHRPENVSDASVVVVSSAISADNPEIVAAHEARIPVIRRAEMLAELMRFRHGIAIAGTHGKTTTTAMVASIYAEAGLDPTFVNGGLVKAAGVHARLGHSRYLIAEADESDASFLHLQPMVAIVTNIEADHMDTYQGDFENLKTTFINFLHNLPFYGRAVMCVDDPVIRELLPRVGRQTTTYGFSDDADVRVENYRQVGPQGHFTLVRQDKPELRVTLNAPGRHNALNAAAAVAVATEEGIEDEAILRALESFQGTGRRFDFLGEFPLEAVNGKNGTAMLVDDYGHHPTEVDATIKAARAGWPDKNLVMLFQPHRFTRTRDLYDDFANVLTQVDSLLMLEVYPAGEAPIPGADSRSLCRTIRGRGKIDPILVSDPAQVATMLAPVLTGNDLILIQGAGNIGKIARSLAECKLKPQSTEEERRG from the coding sequence ATGAATACACAAGAACTGGCGAAACTGCGTTCAATAGTGCCCGAGATGCGACGTGTCCGGCACATTCACTTTGTCGGCATTGGCGGTGCTGGCATGGGCGGTATTGCCGAAGTGCTGGCCAATGAAGGCTACCAGATTAGCGGTTCCGACCTGGCGCCAAATCCTGTGACGCAGCAGCTGGCGGCACTTGGCGCCACTATTTATTTCAATCATCGCCCGGAAAATGTGAGCGATGCCAGTGTTGTTGTGGTCTCCAGCGCCATTTCCGCCGATAACCCGGAAATTGTCGCGGCGCATGAAGCGCGTATTCCGGTTATCCGCCGTGCGGAGATGCTGGCTGAATTAATGCGTTTCCGTCATGGCATCGCAATTGCCGGTACCCATGGCAAAACGACTACGACTGCCATGGTGGCCAGTATTTATGCGGAAGCCGGGCTGGACCCGACTTTTGTTAACGGTGGGCTGGTGAAAGCCGCTGGGGTGCATGCGCGCCTGGGTCACAGCCGTTATCTGATTGCAGAAGCCGATGAGAGCGACGCCTCCTTCCTGCATCTGCAACCGATGGTGGCGATTGTCACCAATATCGAAGCCGATCATATGGATACCTACCAGGGCGACTTCGAAAATTTAAAAACGACGTTTATCAACTTCCTGCACAACCTGCCGTTCTATGGCCGTGCGGTAATGTGTGTGGACGATCCGGTTATCCGCGAATTGCTACCGCGCGTGGGACGTCAGACGACTACGTACGGATTTAGCGATGATGCTGATGTTCGGGTAGAAAATTACCGCCAGGTCGGGCCGCAGGGGCACTTCACTTTGGTGCGCCAGGATAAACCGGAACTGCGTGTCACGCTGAATGCGCCAGGCCGCCACAATGCGCTGAACGCGGCGGCGGCGGTAGCAGTAGCGACAGAAGAGGGGATCGAAGATGAAGCGATCCTTCGCGCACTGGAAAGCTTCCAGGGTACCGGGCGCCGTTTTGATTTCCTAGGTGAATTCCCGCTGGAAGCGGTGAATGGCAAAAACGGTACCGCCATGCTGGTGGATGACTATGGTCATCACCCGACAGAAGTGGATGCCACCATTAAAGCAGCGCGCGCGGGCTGGCCGGATAAAAACCTGGTCATGCTGTTTCAGCCGCACCGTTTTACGCGTACCCGCGACTTGTACGATGATTTCGCCAATGTGCTGACGCAGGTTGATTCTTTGCTGATGCTGGAGGTTTATCCGGCTGGTGAAGCGCCTATCCCGGGCGCTGACAGCCGTTCGCTGTGCCGTACTATTCGCGGACGCGGCAAAATTGATCCGATCCTCGTGTCCGATCCGGCACAGGTCGCGACGATGCTGGCGCCGGTACTGACCGGTAATGACCTGATCCTGATTCAGGGCGCTGGGAATATTGGCAAGATTGCCCGCAGCCTGGCCGAGTGCAAACTGAAACCGCAGAGCACAGAGGAGGAGCGCCGTGGCTGA
- the murD gene encoding UDP-N-acetylmuramoyl-L-alanine--D-glutamate ligase — translation MADYQGKKVVIIGLGLTGLSCVDFFLARGVTPRVMDTRVSPPGLDKLPETVERHLGSLNDDWLLAADLIVASPGIALAHPSLSAAADAGVEIVGDIELFCREAQAPVIAITGSNGKSTVTKLVGEMAEAAGVNVGVGGNIGLPALMLLDEARELYVLELSSFQLETTFSLHAAAATILNVTEDHMDRYPFGLQQYRAAKLRVYENAKVCVVNADDALTMPVRGADERCVSFGVDVGDYHLNRQQGETWLRVKGEKVLNVKEMKLSGQHNYTNALAALALADAAGLPRASSLKALTTFTGLAHRFQLALDHNGVRWINDSKATNVGSTEAALNGLQVDGTLHLLLGGHGKSADFSPLKRYLGGDRIRLYCFGRDGGELADLRPEIADRVETMEEAMRLIATRVQPGDMVLLSPACASLDQFKNFEQRGDVFTRLAQELG, via the coding sequence ATGGCAGATTACCAGGGTAAAAAAGTCGTCATTATCGGTCTGGGTCTGACAGGTCTTTCCTGCGTTGACTTTTTCCTCGCGCGCGGCGTGACGCCACGCGTTATGGACACGCGCGTTTCGCCACCGGGGCTGGATAAGCTGCCGGAGACGGTAGAGCGCCATCTTGGTAGTCTCAATGATGACTGGTTGCTGGCGGCTGACCTGATTGTCGCAAGCCCTGGCATCGCACTGGCGCATCCTTCTCTGAGCGCGGCAGCCGATGCTGGCGTTGAGATCGTCGGCGATATCGAACTCTTCTGCCGCGAAGCGCAAGCGCCAGTCATTGCGATTACCGGTTCAAACGGTAAAAGCACCGTCACCAAACTGGTGGGTGAAATGGCAGAAGCGGCAGGCGTTAATGTGGGCGTTGGCGGCAATATCGGCCTGCCTGCACTAATGCTGCTTGATGAAGCCCGCGAACTCTATGTGCTGGAGCTTTCCAGTTTCCAACTGGAAACCACTTTCAGCCTGCACGCTGCGGCGGCAACCATCCTGAACGTGACGGAAGATCATATGGATCGCTACCCGTTCGGGCTGCAACAGTACCGTGCCGCAAAACTGCGCGTTTACGAAAATGCGAAAGTATGTGTGGTCAACGCGGACGACGCGCTGACCATGCCGGTGCGGGGCGCCGATGAACGTTGCGTGAGCTTCGGCGTTGACGTCGGCGACTATCACCTGAACCGCCAGCAGGGGGAAACCTGGCTGCGTGTAAAAGGTGAAAAGGTTCTGAATGTTAAAGAGATGAAGCTGAGTGGCCAGCACAACTATACCAACGCGCTGGCAGCGCTGGCGCTGGCGGATGCCGCTGGTTTACCGCGGGCAAGCAGCCTGAAGGCGCTGACAACCTTCACCGGGCTGGCACACCGCTTCCAGTTGGCGCTGGATCATAACGGGGTGCGTTGGATCAACGACTCGAAAGCGACCAACGTCGGCAGTACAGAGGCGGCGCTGAACGGCTTGCAGGTTGACGGTACGCTGCATCTGCTGTTGGGCGGGCACGGTAAGTCAGCCGATTTCTCACCACTGAAGCGCTATCTCGGCGGCGATCGTATTCGTCTTTATTGCTTTGGCCGCGATGGTGGCGAGTTGGCGGATTTACGTCCGGAAATCGCCGATCGGGTTGAAACGATGGAAGAGGCAATGCGTCTGATCGCCACGCGTGTGCAGCCGGGCGACATGGTGCTGTTGTCGCCAGCCTGCGCCAGCCTCGATCAGTTTAAGAATTTCGAACAACGGGGTGATGTCTTTACCCGTCTGGCGCAGGAGTTAGGCTGA
- the ftsW gene encoding cell division protein FtsW, whose product MRLTLPRPRMPRLPGFSLLAWLFAALKGWVMGSRQKDSDSLVMYDRTLLWLTLGLAAIGFIMVTSASMPVGQRLTDDPFFFAKRHALYLFLAFCMSMITLRLPMDFWQKYSSAMLIAAIIMLLVVLVVGSSINGASRWIDLGVMRFQPAEFTKLSLFCYLANYLVRKVDEVRNNLRGFLKPMGVILVLAVLLLAQPDLGTVVVLFITTLAMLFLAGAKLWQFIAIIGMGISAVVLLILAEPYRIRRVTSFWNPWEDPFGSGYQLTQSLMAFGRGELWGQGLGNSIQKLEYLPEAHTDFIFSIIGEELGYIGVVAALLMVFFVAFRAMSIGRKALEIDHRFSGFLACSIGIWFSFQALVNVGAAAGMLPTKGLTLPLISYGGSSLLIMSVAITLLLRIDYETRLEKAQAFTRGL is encoded by the coding sequence ATGCGTTTAACGCTCCCACGCCCGAGAATGCCGCGCCTGCCAGGATTTAGCCTCCTGGCATGGTTGTTTGCGGCATTGAAAGGTTGGGTTATGGGATCACGGCAAAAAGATTCCGACAGCCTGGTGATGTACGACCGCACGCTGTTGTGGTTGACGCTGGGCCTGGCGGCGATCGGTTTCATTATGGTGACCTCGGCGTCGATGCCGGTAGGGCAACGCCTGACGGACGATCCTTTCTTCTTTGCTAAACGTCATGCGCTGTATCTGTTCCTGGCGTTTTGTATGTCGATGATCACGCTGCGTTTGCCGATGGATTTCTGGCAGAAATACAGCTCGGCGATGTTGATTGCCGCGATCATTATGCTGCTGGTGGTACTGGTGGTTGGTAGCTCGATCAACGGGGCCTCTCGCTGGATCGACCTCGGCGTCATGCGCTTCCAGCCAGCAGAGTTCACCAAGTTGTCGCTGTTCTGTTACCTGGCTAACTACCTGGTACGTAAGGTGGATGAAGTGCGTAATAACCTGCGCGGCTTCCTCAAACCGATGGGCGTGATTCTGGTGCTGGCGGTTCTGCTGCTGGCGCAGCCGGATCTCGGTACGGTGGTGGTGCTGTTTATCACTACGCTGGCGATGTTGTTCCTCGCCGGGGCAAAACTGTGGCAGTTCATTGCCATCATCGGTATGGGGATTTCAGCGGTTGTGCTGCTGATCCTCGCCGAACCGTATCGTATTCGCCGCGTAACCTCTTTCTGGAACCCGTGGGAAGATCCCTTCGGTAGCGGTTACCAGTTAACGCAGTCGCTGATGGCATTTGGTCGCGGTGAGCTGTGGGGGCAGGGGCTTGGAAATTCCATACAGAAGCTGGAGTATCTGCCTGAAGCACATACCGACTTTATCTTCTCCATTATCGGGGAGGAACTCGGTTATATCGGTGTGGTAGCGGCGCTTTTAATGGTATTCTTCGTCGCTTTCCGCGCCATGTCCATCGGGCGAAAAGCGCTGGAAATCGATCATCGTTTCTCTGGTTTCCTGGCCTGCTCGATTGGTATCTGGTTTAGCTTCCAGGCGCTGGTTAACGTTGGTGCGGCGGCAGGCATGCTGCCGACCAAAGGGCTGACTCTGCCGCTTATCAGTTACGGTGGTTCCAGCTTACTGATTATGTCAGTGGCGATTACGCTGCTGCTACGCATCGATTATGAAACGCGTCTGGAAAAAGCCCAGGCGTTTACACGAGGTTTGTGA